TTCCAGCAAGAGATTTGTTTTATACGTGTTATGCGTTGGAAAGGTCTTCCAATCTTTGACTAGGGGAGCAAAAGCATCCAATGCTCTGAGATAGTCTACCCCATGGTGGTAGCTTTTTACATAGGCACGTTCCATTATGGAATCCAACAGGCTGCGATAGAGCAAAGAGGAGGCGAGATAGCGCTTTTGCTTTGCAAGCGTATGGGCTATTTCAGGCAAGGTATAGTAATCTCTTCCATCCAATGTCTCCACCCTGGCAAATACATAGGATTCCAATTCATCCAGCATTCCCACGTCTGCCAAAAACTGTGCGTCGTGGTCATTGAAAGATGGGTTTTGGAAGATAGCGTTTACCTCGCTAGCCAAAAATTCCTCCCTTTTTTCTTGCCCCATGACAAGCAACAGTTCCTGGAAGGTATCGAGCGTACGATAGGACTTGAAGTTTTCGTACTGCAGGGCGACAAGGCTTTCCCGGTCGCCTTGCATTGCATAGATTTCCTTCAGGATTTTCTCAATGTCATAGCGATTGGAAGAATTGTTTGCAGGGATTCTCTTGACCCAGGCAAGTGCCGATCCGGCATCTTTCCTTTCCAGGAAAACACGGGCTACTGCAAGCATCTTAGGCGTCGGCAGCTCTACCTGCTTGCCTTGCAGGGTAGCTGCAAAGAGCTTTGCTTCTTCCTGCTGACGGCAAATGAATGCCGTCATAAAGGCATAGGTCTTCTTTTTCTTCTCTTCTTTCTCGTTTGCTTGCAATGCCTGCAGTTTCTCCAGCATGAGGGCCAACACCGGCTCCCCAAGGGAATTGGGAAGGTTCTCCACAAGGGAAGAACGTGCACCATAGTCATCCTTGGTGGCCACTTGCAGAAACAGGGTTGCCACCTTCTCTTTGTCCTGACAGGAAGAGGCATACCGGAAAAACAGGTCCCTAGCCGCATGGAGATAAACTTCAGCGACTGTGCCATAGGAATCGTCGCACGTCTCGAAGACAAATGCATCGGTCTCAATAAACTCGGCGACCAGGTCCAAGCCGGTGCCGGGGTCTGTTATCCCGGCTTCCAGGTCTGCAAGCATCCTCTCCAGAAGATTGGCTAAGGAATCGGTCATCTCAGCACCAATGTATTTGGTGGAATTTCTCAATGCAGCCAACTTTCGTTTGTATCGTTTGATATTTTCTTTCTCAGGGGCTACCAGGGTGTTGATCTTGTCATCAACCAGGGCAATATGGTCTGCTAGCTCCAACAGGGTATCGGCAAGGGTCTCGAGGCCAAGATCCATCAGTTTCTGTTTACGATTATCAGGCATCTATCTCTCCAAGAAGGGGTAAGCTATCTTTGTGAATTCTGGAGGAAAGCGATAGAAGTTTCTACTCTTTCCGGCATTGGTTCTACAGCATGCCGGTAGATTCTGTGGAGCTCTTATTGGCAACAAATCCTCTTACTCAGATCCTTGTTCCAAGGCTGCTTGCTTTCTCAGTTGTTTTTTTCTGGCCTTTTCCTGGCGGTCTTCCCACATGCATTGCAGCCATTCGTTCACGGGCAGTTTCCATGCCTGTTGCTTGTTTGGAATATTCTTTATCAGGCTTTTTGGATTGAGCCCCATTTCCTTTGCGATACGGATATCCTCCGTGCTCAGCTTGCACCGGCTCTTTGCTTCTTTCCATTGTTGCTCTGGATAGGCCATTGCACCTTCCCTCCTCAAGGATTCTAGCCATTGATGATAGCAAAAGAGAACAACTGAGAGCAAGACAGAAAAAATTGCGAGTACCATGATGCGGAAATAGGGTTCCTGAGAAGGGTTAAGGAAGTAAAAACCTACATCAGAATTGACTTCTAGATATATTTAATTACACCATTAAACCTGCGCATAGATGGTATCAATATCTCGGGGAACAAAGTAGGCCTTTATACAATTGGGATTTCTTACACATATTTGAATATGATTCTGTTCTCTGAATCCTGCAGTGGGATAGATTTCCTTACCTTCAAAAATACACCACGAACACTATCATAAAGATTTTTCTTATTTTGTTGCTCTTCCTGTAATGTAATCAACATTTGAATAACGGCACAATCCAAATCACGTATTAAACCATTGCCCTTATTTGCTGGCAGAGTTTGCCCGTTGCTAGATTCAGAAAGAAAAGCATAGGCATGACTAAGTAATTTTATATTTTCAGAACTGAGAAAATCTAGACATTGCCCAGGACATATTACAGCGCCCAGCACAGACGGTTTGTCAATTTTCTGTTTTCCGTTTTCCGTTTTCCGTTTTCCGTTTTGAGGATGCTTCTGCATTGTTTCGGCCCATTGCAAGGCCCTCAATGGATTATTCTCCCAGAAATACATCCCAAGACCTAACCAATCGTATGAATTTGTACTTCGATGAAGCTTTTTCTGGTTGTTGACTATTTCATCACGCAATTTTTCATCGCAACCATGAAAACCAAAAATCAAGTCATTTTGCTTTTGATACATTACTCAACGTATGATTATAATTCTTGGATATTCTCCCGGTAGGGGTAAAGATTCCTGTTTTCTTCAGGAGTTCCTCAGTCAAGGGTTTGTTCTGTAATACCTTGCCACAGAAGTTCTTGAACTGTGAAACATATTCATCCTGTTTTTGCATAACATTTTACCTTTTTATCAACAACCACTTACAATAGGATATCATGAGTATATAACGATGATTAGAGCTAGGTTAAGGAAGGGTTTTCAATACTATTCAGGATTACTGATCAATTTGCTCTGTAATGACCTTTTCGGGTCTCCTATGCCATTATTGATACAAAAAAATAGGGGGCTGCAGGTTAAGAACCCTTGCATAACCACTGCAATACTCATAAGAAGGGAAACCTGACCTTGATGGATGTAGCCACAATCAATATGTATATACAGGGCAGCAATCTGCAATGATCGCAGATTACTGCACCGTCTTTTAAAATCTCTAATAACAGGTAATCAAAAAAATGGAGTCCCCGATTTTCCCATTAAGTCCCTTTGATTCGATAGTAGCAAGAACAGATTTCTCATCCTCCGGTTGCAAACAGAGCAAAGCAATCAAACTGTTCGCTCCATTATTCTTGAGATAGTGTGATCCTTCAAAAAGTTTAGCCTTCTTGATCTCGATTTCTGGTTCGATTTTTGCAAAAAGACTTCTTCCAAACACATTCCAAAAAACCATATTGAAAAACTGGTTAATCTCAGATTGTTTCTGTATAGGCTCCCCACCTTTTTCAAGACAATCCTTATAGCCATCGCGCTCAATCAAGCCTTTGAGACTCTTGAGAAACGATATCCCCGACGATCGTGCATACCCAGTTTTTCCACACAACCCTTCAATAGCTTGCAACCCACTAGTAAGCTTTCCTGCATTTTGCAGATATAGCTCATCAGCCTTTTGAAATTCAGACATACCCTGCTGCAGTATTTCAGTACCGTTATTCTCCTGCATTCTGATATAGTAATCATAGAGAATAGGTTTACTCGAGTAGGCAAGGGAGGAGAACTCATTCATTCGAATTTTTTCCAAGGTCCGTTCTGTTGGTTTTTTCTTTGCCGTCCTTTTTTCCAGAAAACGTTTCACTGCCTCTTCGAGCATACTATTTACATATACTCGCAACGCATCGTTATCAATTGTTGCCAATATCTTGGAATAGTTGTTTACAAAATCCCTACGGTTGATAGCCATCCTGGTTTCCCTAACCATATCCAAAGGGGTAAGAATCACTCTTTCTGGTTTGCCTTTGTACATGATGAATGGAAGGGTATAGGTTTTCGAGATAAATTCACCTGTTTCGCAGTTTAAATCAGCTTTAACTACCGTGAATTCCTTCAACTTCGCAGGATCGATAGAGTTCTTTGCGAATGACTCTGTATATGAATACAAATAATCTTGGATGATATTTACGCACAAATCGCTAATACGATCTTGTCCGCTTTTATCATCCATAAGAAAGAGTTTCTCAATGTGCGAACTGTCTGAGACACCATTGTTCTCCAAGGCTTTCTTCAGGTTATTCAAAAGTTGCCTACCGAAGGTATCTTTAACTCCCTTTCCTTTGTTCCCTTCCCTTGAAAAACCAAGCCAATTGTACGGGATTTCCTGGAAATTGAAAATTCTCTTCACATTTTCGTAAACAGAACCCATTTCTGCAAGTATGACCAGATACTCAAACCTTTGTATGATCTTATCATGCAATGCTTCATATTCAGGCTTATGGCTTGAATACAACAGCATTGGATCAATGAATAGAGGCAAATCGCTTGTCAGCGGGATGTCCACGGCTCCATACTCCCTAAGAATTTTCTCAGGAATACCAAAATGATTTGAAAAATTTTCCAAGCCCTTCTCCTCTGGAAAAGTCAAAATGACGACAACAGAGCAAGGCACAGGGTGCAGTAGCACCCTGTGAGACCTTATCAACCTTTAGGGGGGAAAGGATCGTTACCGTAGGAATTACGATATGCGATTTTTCCGTCCTTGTTGTGGACAAGCATCTCCGCTCCTTGATTCTTGCTGATTTCCCGTGCAATTTTCACCGCGTCAGCTTTGGTCGCAGTTACATGCGAAGCCTTTGCTGAGTTGGATCCTTTGACACCCCAACCACCATCTTGTCTAGGAACGACATGTTGTTGTTTCGCCATTAGGCTCTCCTCGCCCACCAGAAGGAAAAACGGAACTTTTCATTGACAAGCCTTCCAGAAACAGGCTAGCCTCTTTGTAGGTTGATTCCCTAGCCCTTCTGTGGGGCTACTTAATTATTCTGCGTTGGTCTGATCCACCAACGCTTTTTTATAGCCATACGGCTACAAATAAAAGGTACTAACGAAAACGCTAGAAGGCAAGTTTATTGTAAATTAATTTATTTATTTTCAATATATTTGCATCTTTTTGTTATTTTTAAGTAGAATAGCAATAAAACACTACTCAATTCTTGCCATCTTTGCTTATATCCTGTACGCTACAGATAGTCACAGCACTAATAGGGACATTCATACGTAACACAATGTGGCGACATGCCAAAGGAAAAAACATGATCTTGGAATTCTCAGTAGAAAACTTCCTCTCCATAAAAAACAAGCAGACACTGAGCTTTGAATCCGCATCCAAAGACAATATCCCTGACAGGCATTATGTTGAGATGGAAGATGGGAAAAAAATACTTCGCCTTGCTTGCATCTACGGCGCAAACGCTTCAGGAAAAACCAACCTGCTATTAGCCTATGGCTTCTTTCTCGATTACATACTCAATGGTTTCAATGATTTGAGTCCGACTGACCCAATCGACATCGTACCGTTCGCCTTCACCCAGGAAAAAAATGAAGTCAGTATCTTTGAACTTCAGTTTTACCATGAAAATCACCGATACATATATCGGCTATCAGTAAACAAGACACAGGTCCTCCAAGAATCCTTGCAATGGTACCAGACAACCCAGAAGAAATTAATCTATTCCAGAGATGAAACAGGAGATGTTAAATGGGGTACTGGAATCAAAGGTGCCAAGAAACAGATTGCCAGCATGACGACCAAGAATGTTACGTTCTTGAATGTTGCAGCCAAATTGGGCCATCCTGTTATTTCTCCTATCTATCAGGATATGGTCTCGACGTTGTTGCCTGTAGTTTCACCAGAAACAGGCGGTCTTTTGAATAATAGCTTGAGACTGATTGAAGAAAATGCGACATATAAAAAGGATTATATCAAACTCCTCTCTGCAGCATACTTCAACAACATCAAGGACATCCGAGTCGAGACGAAAGACATTCCCCAGGAATTTCTGAAAGGACTTAATCCAGAGACCGTCGAGCATTTGAAAACCAGTGGGTATGACTTTAAGGAGCGACAAGGCATTGTTGTCCATGAATTTGACAAGAAAGAATACCTGCTCCCTCTCTCTCAGGAATCTTCGGGTACACGGCGTTTCCTTGAACTTGCATATCCCTTGCTTATTTCAATTCTGAATTCTGGGGTTTTGCTCATAGATGAGATTGAATGCTCCTTACACAAGGACCTACTGGAGTTTTTCCTGGATACTTTTCTGGACAACGGCAAGGAATCCCAGCTCATATTCACCACCCATATCACGGATCTGATGGATTCTGAGCTTCTTAGGGATGACGAGGTCTGGTTCGCAAAAAAACAAGCTGATGGATCTTCACTCTATGACTCTATTTCAGACTATGAGGGAGTACGAAAGGGAGCATCCCGTAAAAAGCTATATGAGGCTGACCGATTCGGGGCAAAGCCGATTATTTCACACGTACTCTTTGAGAAGGAGGATCTGATTGGGACGCAGAAGTAAAAAAATCGAACTTGTCCGAACCATGCTCATAATCACAGAAGGAAGCACAGAGAAATTGTATTTCGATTCTCTGCGCGAGTGCCTGCGCATACCTGGCCTCACTATCGTTCCCCGGGAAGCGAAGCATAGCTCGCTTAACGATATCCTTAAGAATGCCCTGGCATCCTATGATGAGGATGCATACGAATCGGTCTGGGTCGTATTTGACCGGGACACACAATCGCATTACTCTGAAAAAACGAGAACCCTGATTGCAAAGGCAAAGCGAAAAGGAATATTGTTTGCCGATTCGATGCCTTGTTTTGAAATCTGGATCCTTGCACATTTTTGTCTGCCGCAGGCTTATTACCATACTCAAGAGCAGGTAGAAGACCAACTGAAGAGACATATTCCCGGCTATGCAAAGGAAATCGATTGGCATAAGAGGCATAGTCTTTACAGGGAATTGCTTCCATCGCTAAAGAATGCTATCACTCATGGTAAAGCACTGACCGCAAAAGCAGAAAACGATATACAAAAGACAAACACTCTGGTTTGGAAGATTATTGAGAACATACAGCAAAAAAGAAGCTGTTCTGGATAATGCAACCAAACAATAGGGAAGTACTTTCATCGCTGCAATGAGAACCCCGTGGGCAATCCGGCTACAATCGTCGATCCTTCTGCTCCAATAGAGAGAGGGCCCCTGACTGGAAATCCTTCCCGGTACCTAAATCTACAATATGGTAGATTATGTAGAGCTATTTCTAGGGTTGTCAATAAGTTTGTGTAAATGATTTTCTACAGTTTTACTCTTCCTTCAAACATTATAGAAAACTGATTCAGTGCGACACCCCACAGTTTCCTATTCACCGGACCTTTAGCAAGAAAAGGTTTTAACCAGCCGACACGGGAAGCGTAAGCATCTTCCCGCATCGTTTTGGTTCTTCAGAAATGACGTATCGTAATAGCATTCATCCTAACTAAACCAGACCAAGGATCGTCTCAAAGATAAATGCCCTGAATTCATAGGGACTATCAATCTTTACCTTCGATAGAGAAACAAGGGCCTGTTGCCGGTTTCCAAGGCCAAGTAAAGCATACGCCTTCAAGATATTTCCCTCAATCCTATTGGTTTTCTCAATATCATACCCGAACGGCATGGGTGTCACGGCACCTACTCCGAAATAAGGATATCGGTCGGCATTGTCAATCAGATTTTGTCCCTGTTCCAACATCTCCTGTAAAACTTTCCTGGCTTCAGGAAATCGTCCCAACTTCTGCAACGAAAGAGCCCTGAAAAGAGATATCTCCGAGACCGCTGACTTGGGAATGCTCGCTTGCTCGTAAGCCTTTTCCACTTCTTGGGAAGGAACTTTCATCAAAGCAAGCATATTACCCAAGAAATAATATATGTGCCCTTCTTGGGCAAACCAGCTCTTCGCTTCGCCATACTCCTTGGGAATAACCAAGGCTTTTGCATAGGCCTGTTGGGCTTTGTCAAATTCCCCCTTCTCTTCCAACGACAAGGCATAGAGGACATACAGCCAACTATGATGCTTGGTAAGCTTTCCTTCCCCTCCCTCATATATATGGAATGTACGCGAAGTAATGAGCTTTATTGCTTCAAAATATCGTTTTTGGGCAGTAAGCAACATGATTCTATCCAGATAACAGTCGTCCCGTTGGTCTACCAGCTGAGGATATTGTTCGTAAATTGACAGCCTGACCGTATCTTCAATGCAGCTCTGTTTCAACAATTGCTGGTATTCAAATAAAATCCTAGGGTTTTTGGAAAGGTGGAAGGCTTTTTCCATACAAAGCCTGGCCCCTTTGGCATCACCACACTTATCATAGTACCCTATTGAAAGATTCCTCAAAGCCTGCACATGGGAAGGATTACTCTCTATAGTCGCTTCCCAGCAGGTCATAGCCTCGGTATACCGTTCCTTGTCATACAGCAAACAACCAAGGAGATAGTTTGCCTTTGCAGAGTCCGGGGCTTCTGTTACAACCCATTGCAACACAGCATAGTCTTCCAAACGCGATGGAAAACAAATACCCTCGGTGAGCTGTTGGAAAAACACTGAATAGGGACGAGAAAGACACCATGAAATATACGCCTTATAATAGGGAACCAGAGGGTATGTTTCGTCCAGACAGTCCAGTACAAGTAAGGCATCTTCGAAGAAACCGGCATGCAAATATTCGCAGACTACCTCAAAAGCTCCCTGTATATTGGAGCCAAATACTTGCTGAATCTCCTTTACCAGCATTTGATCCTTACAAAGGAGATATTTCTCAAACCGTGAGAACAGATCCAACAAATCTGAGGTTATATTGGAATCGCCTAGCTTCCTACTCTCCTCAGTCCTTCCCAGATGTCTCAACAGTACAGCTTTCAGATTCCTTGCCTTTTGATTGTTCGCAAAACAAGCCTCTACATTCTCCAAGGCCTCATCAAACAAACCCTGGCGGCAAGAAAGACAGGCCAATTCATAATAGGCAGCCCCTTTATATTCGAAATTCCAGATTACCTTGGAAAACAAAACCTTTGCTTCCCCATCTTTTTGCAGCCGCACCAAAGCCAGAGCCTTCAGATACAAAGCCTCAACGGAAACAGGGTGACCATTCAATGAAAGCAATTTGTCGATTGCCTTTGTACAATAGGAAAGGCACGCCTCATACAAACCCTGTTTCAAACATAGCCGCCCCATAGAAGTATTGCACCTGATATCCTCAGGACTCCGTTTCAATGCTTCCAGATAGTAATCGCTTGGGTCATAGCTATGTTGCTTATACTGTTCCAAATGGATACCTGTCAGATAAAGCTCTTCGATCGAGGTAATTTCAGCAGGTCTTTTTACAGGATTCCTTGGTTTTATTGGCTCCTTTTGCCCGCGGACAGGCACGGTGAAAGCAACAATGGTACGCTTCTGTACGTCTCTAGCCACTATTGATAGATCTTCATAGGACAATTGCTCCTTCCATTGCAAAGAAAACGTCCAAGGCGTCTCAGGGTCCAAATCCACTGTGGTTTTCAATATGAGTTCACTCCTATGAAAAACCTCTACAGAAGAACCGGGGAAACAGGACGTAGCATGTATCCCTAAAAATAAAGCCCCATCACGAATCTCCATGTTGACTGCTGCATCCCTCGTAGCGTTCTTGACCGCCCCTATGGCACGTATAGGATACCAATACTGCTCGAACTCCTTGGTTTCCCCAGGTAGAATCCAACTGAAATCAGGTTGGTTATCGGTATAACATCCAGTCATCAATTCTACATAGGGTCCATCGGTATCGGTAAGATTCGAGCACCACATCCTTCCAAAATCTCCATCTCCCCAATGGAACAATTTCTTTCCTGGTGCAATTCTGTGGTCGGCCCACGCAACGATGCCTTTTTGCGTATTTTCATCATAACCGCAGACAAAATCCATCTCCGACTGCCCTTCGCTTACCATATAGGAAGAAGGAACCTTGATGGATTCATACCGTGACAGATCCGTTCCCGTTCCATAATCAAAAGGACGTGCAGTCTCATACACTCCCTTGGCTATAGGCCATCCAATCACTGCCCTACGGTCGTGATCATTGACATATTCCACATCTGGGGGAAACACAATCCGATACTGTTTCTTGCCTGGAACTGCAAGGTTTGCCCACCACATAAATGGTTGGATGAATTCCGTACTATTGAAAATCTTTGCTTTGACCTTGCAATAGGAATGCCCGGGGCATACAGTAATCCCTGCCATGCCCTTCATATGCAACATAGGGTCAATCTCGCCTGTCCAAATGGTAGCCGATCCATCTTCATTCCATTCCAAGGTGGCAGGTAAAGGTGAAAAGGTAGTTGGTCGATGATGTTGTGGCCAATTGAACTCTATCCCACCAGAAACCCACGGGCCAGAAAGACCGATTAAGGCAGGTTTTACCACAGAGTTATGGTAGATAAAATCCGTGTTTCCCAATTTATCAAAACCCCTGGAAATCTTGCCTCCTATTTCGGGCAAGACCTCAATCCGAATGTATCGGTTTTCCAAGACTCCTACCTGATACTGCTTGTCAACCTTCTCTCCTGTTAACGTATCGGTAAAGGCAAGGGGATAGAGTTTTCCACTAGCCCCTTGATATGGCTTCTTCTCAAAGAAAAAAGGAAGGTCCATAGGTTCCCCGGTCTTATAGGTGGGAATGGTTTGCTCTATGAACGAGGCTTGTACTGTTTGTTCCATGATGGGTAATGCTCCTTTCCCTTCCTACTATAGGGGACCTCCGTTCTCCCCTCAATACAAGCAAATTGCGAAAAACCAAGAGCTTTTTTGTACCTGACAATTCAAGTCACATGCTATACTCTGCTCAGAATGAAGTTGTATGCCATCATTGAACCCCTATACCAGAAATCACCCTGGTGCATCCAATACTTGCAAGGTCTCCATTATGAAGCTGGACGAAATGCTATACAGCTCGTGTACTGCGCAAAACCAGAGGACATCGCAAGCCCAGAACAGGGGATGAGAACCTGCTGCATATTCATCGGGTCCACCCAAGCTTGGCTTTCCGATATTGCCCTCCGCCTAAAGGAACGAAGGATACAGGGAATCTCGACAATTCAGGAAGGATTGTTCCTTGCAGCAGGAACCAGCGAGATAAGCATCAACTACTCCCAGGCTATGACGGCCCTGCAGTCCTATTTCCAGACCTATGGAAAAAATAAAACAGCTCTTTTTGGGGTAAACACCCATTCCTCAACAGACTCTATCAAAGCTGCGGCATTTTCACGGACATTTCCCGATGGCCATATCTTTTCCCATACAGGGGAAATCAAGGAAAGCTGTATCAACTTCCTCACTGCCCATGAACAATTCGATTCCGTCATTTGCTGCAGTGACCTGGTTGCCCTCGCTTTACTCCGTTTCTTACAACAACAAAAGAGTATCGTCCCCCAGGAGCTCTGGCTGGTTGCCTTCGGACACTCCCCCTTGGCCGACTATTGCACACCTTCAATAACCTGTGTGCGCTGCGACTACGAATTGCTCGGGAGACAAATGGTAAAGCTTGCCCAGTTGCTTATCAAAAATCATTCTCTTTCCACCCTCTCGGGCACCGTGCAAGCCAGCATTGAGAGCAAAGGGACAACCGATAACACTCCTGTTTCCCAAAGAAGAAATGATACAAAACCTTTCAGGCGTTTTGAATCGGGGCAAAAATTTTATGACGATCCCCTATTCCAGGAACTCTCTGCCTTAGATAGGTTGTTTTCCAATATCCTTCCGGTTGATTTCCAGATCCTGCAAGGAATCTATAACAAAAAGCGATACATCGACCTTGCCGAGGAATTGCACATGAGTGAAAACAGTATCAAATACCGAACAAAACGGATGATGGGTCTCGTTGCCAGAACAACAAGAGAGGAACTAATAAAATTGGTTTCCCTCTATGTGAACCTAGAAGGAAAAGAAACCTAGAATACAATCAATGGGGATAATTAAAGATTTTTCATGGTGCACCCCGATAAAAAAACCCCTTAGACTACTACAAAAGAGAACAGGGGATCAACAACATGAAAGAAGTACAAGTAACGACTAAGACCATAACAATCCCGACGTATATTCCTGCAGCGTATGAAACACTGCCAATGTTTGCAGAAAATCGTGTTCACCAGCGGTCAAGTGGAAACCCCTACCCAAACCCTATTGTAAATGAAATTCATCAGGACACACTTGTCGATAAGCAATACCAGATAATCTCAATGGAAAACGACTACCTCTATTTGGAAATCCTCCCTGAACTCGGAGGCCGCATATATACGGCAAGAGACAAGACTAACGGCTATGATTTCTTCTACCACCAGCATGTCATAAAACCGGCTTTGATAGGAATGCTTGGCCTCTGGGTCTCAGGTGGTCTGGAATTCAACTGGCCCATCCACCATCGCCCCTCTACCTATCTTCCCGTGGACACTTCGATTGAACGACAAGAGGACGGATCAGTGACCGTCTGGCTCTCAGAACACGAGCCCTTGGACCGTATGAAAGGAATGGTAGGAATCCAAGTCTCTCCGGAAAAAGCACTATTCGAAACAAAAGTCAGACTTTACAACAGAACAGACCTTCCCCATTCCTTTCTCTGGTGGGAAAATGCAGCTGTCCCGGTACATAAAGACTATAGGATTTTCTTTCCCCCCGATGTTTCATATGTGCACTATCACTACAAAAAAGCCACCGGGGGATTCCCCGTCATGGACGAATACTTCAACACTCAGGATAACAGAGGAGGCGTCGATATCCGATTTCACAAGAACACGGAACAAGCAACCTCCTATTTCTGTGGCCCTACCTCCTTCGATTTCTTCGGTGGCTTTGACGAGCGAAAAAAGACAGGGGTAATCCACTATGCTTCCCATCATACCTCTGTCGGGAAAAAAATGTTTACCTGGGGCTATAACCGATTGTCCAAAGCCTGGGAAAAAGCTTTGACCGATACCGACGGGGCTTATGCAGAACTCATGGCAGGTTCGTACACGGACAACCAACCCGATTTTTCCTGGATCGAACCTTTCGAAGTCAAAGAGTTTTCACAAAGTTGGTATCCTTACAAAGAAATCGGAGAAATACAGAATGCCAATGGAAAACTGGCCCTGGCTGTGGAAAAAAACACAGTCGGAATCTATCCAGTTGAAAATCTTGGCAAAGTAGTCTGTACTATTTTCAGGGAAAAGGAAGTCCTCTATTCAGGAATAATGACCCTAAAAGCAACTGAGCCACAACAGTTCACTGTTGAAAATCTTACAGGCTATACAGAGCTAACGATTGTTTCCTCCTCGAAAGAAATCTTGCTCAACCATAAGCCAATTTGCAAAAAAGACCTTGCTGAAGTTCCTGCACCCCGTCAGGATTATCTACAACCCGACCAATTGAGCTCAGCAGAGACCTGCTTTTCTACAGGGCTCCACGTTGCCCAATACAGGGACCCTATTAGGGAACCTGAGGTATTCTGGAAACAAGGTTTAACATTCGATCCTACTCACAGTGGTTGTCTTACAGGCCTGGGTTGGTATTATCTTTCCCACCTGCGGTTCAAAGAAGCCCAAGGATACCTAGAACAAGCTTATAGTAGCCAATGCTCGCTCAATCCGAATCCCCCTTCATCGCAATGCCTTTATCTGCTAGCACTTTCTTTGAAGTACCAGGGGAAAGCAGACCAAGCCTATGAACTGCTCAACAAAGGATTGTGGAATCGAAGCGGCATTGCTACCTGTGGCATTATTATCGCCCAAATCGATGCTTGCAGGGGAAACTATAAAACAGCCCTCGAGCATTTGGATTATTGTGAGAAATGGGGAGGATACAATCAGAAAGCAAAAGGCTTACGGGTAGCTCTATTACGAAAATCCGGGGAAAATGAAAAAGCCTTGGCCTGTGCAAAGGCCCTCCTTGCAGAAGATCCTTTGGACTTCTTCACCCTCAACGAGCTTTCCCTGCTTACAGGTAAGGGAAAAACTGAAAAGAAACCTTTTGAAAGTGTGCACATTGACCAGATAGCACTT
The sequence above is a segment of the Sphaerochaeta pleomorpha str. Grapes genome. Coding sequences within it:
- a CDS encoding DUF2188 domain-containing protein, translated to MAKQQHVVPRQDGGWGVKGSNSAKASHVTATKADAVKIAREISKNQGAEMLVHNKDGKIAYRNSYGNDPFPPKG
- a CDS encoding DUF6880 family protein, which produces MPDNRKQKLMDLGLETLADTLLELADHIALVDDKINTLVAPEKENIKRYKRKLAALRNSTKYIGAEMTDSLANLLERMLADLEAGITDPGTGLDLVAEFIETDAFVFETCDDSYGTVAEVYLHAARDLFFRYASSCQDKEKVATLFLQVATKDDYGARSSLVENLPNSLGEPVLALMLEKLQALQANEKEEKKKKTYAFMTAFICRQQEEAKLFAATLQGKQVELPTPKMLAVARVFLERKDAGSALAWVKRIPANNSSNRYDIEKILKEIYAMQGDRESLVALQYENFKSYRTLDTFQELLLVMGQEKREEFLASEVNAIFQNPSFNDHDAQFLADVGMLDELESYVFARVETLDGRDYYTLPEIAHTLAKQKRYLASSLLYRSLLDSIMERAYVKSYHHGVDYLRALDAFAPLVKDWKTFPTHNTYKTNLLLENKRKTSFWNQYLKSKG
- a CDS encoding RloB family protein yields the protein MGRRSKKIELVRTMLIITEGSTEKLYFDSLRECLRIPGLTIVPREAKHSSLNDILKNALASYDEDAYESVWVVFDRDTQSHYSEKTRTLIAKAKRKGILFADSMPCFEIWILAHFCLPQAYYHTQEQVEDQLKRHIPGYAKEIDWHKRHSLYRELLPSLKNAITHGKALTAKAENDIQKTNTLVWKIIENIQQKRSCSG
- a CDS encoding AAA family ATPase yields the protein MILEFSVENFLSIKNKQTLSFESASKDNIPDRHYVEMEDGKKILRLACIYGANASGKTNLLLAYGFFLDYILNGFNDLSPTDPIDIVPFAFTQEKNEVSIFELQFYHENHRYIYRLSVNKTQVLQESLQWYQTTQKKLIYSRDETGDVKWGTGIKGAKKQIASMTTKNVTFLNVAAKLGHPVISPIYQDMVSTLLPVVSPETGGLLNNSLRLIEENATYKKDYIKLLSAAYFNNIKDIRVETKDIPQEFLKGLNPETVEHLKTSGYDFKERQGIVVHEFDKKEYLLPLSQESSGTRRFLELAYPLLISILNSGVLLIDEIECSLHKDLLEFFLDTFLDNGKESQLIFTTHITDLMDSELLRDDEVWFAKKQADGSSLYDSISDYEGVRKGASRKKLYEADRFGAKPIISHVLFEKEDLIGTQK